One genomic region from Skermania piniformis encodes:
- a CDS encoding glycosyltransferase family 4 protein: MSRGRVLWLSPWMRPLARVYVESLRALDFDVVLVTSNNHPESDAARDYEWVLNPRPHHLETWRPYFAALRRARKFHPDVVITEIVLDPRWIAFAGLAPRVNLVHDDRPHDASEERPLWDRAVFDTWNARAKRTVSFSSYVADAVGADAVVPLTSDLDPHRVPPFVPAADRHDFVLVGRLNEYKNLDVIFRAWQRHVSGPGWQGDDLVLIGDGTMPIEPGEHVRWIKGKYSYDDVIAPMSAAKGSLVHYRVATQSGVQVLAMQLGVAPIVSDQGALPEFQPAGEPALPVDDVDALTRVFDELADPEEAARRGAIAEKEFQRRFAVDVAGPVLGRVLDGVIAEYPGNRLFGRRS, encoded by the coding sequence ATGTCTCGTGGACGAGTGCTCTGGCTGTCGCCCTGGATGCGACCGCTGGCCCGGGTCTACGTGGAGTCGTTGCGCGCGCTCGATTTCGATGTCGTGCTGGTCACCTCGAACAACCATCCGGAGTCGGACGCGGCGCGCGACTACGAGTGGGTGCTCAACCCGCGTCCACACCATCTGGAGACCTGGCGTCCCTATTTCGCGGCGCTGCGCCGGGCTCGGAAGTTCCACCCGGACGTGGTGATCACCGAGATCGTGCTCGATCCTCGGTGGATCGCGTTTGCCGGGCTCGCGCCCCGGGTCAACCTGGTGCACGACGACCGGCCGCACGATGCGTCGGAAGAGCGGCCGTTGTGGGACCGTGCGGTTTTCGACACCTGGAATGCGCGGGCGAAGCGGACCGTGTCGTTCAGTTCGTATGTGGCCGACGCGGTCGGGGCGGATGCGGTGGTGCCGCTCACCAGCGATCTCGATCCACATCGGGTACCCCCGTTCGTGCCGGCTGCGGATCGGCACGATTTCGTCCTGGTGGGCCGACTCAACGAATACAAGAACCTCGATGTCATATTCCGTGCGTGGCAACGGCATGTCTCCGGTCCCGGGTGGCAGGGCGACGACCTGGTGCTGATCGGGGACGGCACGATGCCGATCGAGCCGGGTGAACATGTCCGGTGGATCAAGGGTAAGTACTCCTACGACGACGTCATCGCGCCGATGAGCGCGGCGAAGGGTTCGCTGGTGCATTACCGGGTTGCCACCCAGAGCGGGGTGCAGGTGCTCGCCATGCAGCTGGGTGTGGCGCCGATCGTGTCCGATCAGGGTGCGTTGCCCGAGTTCCAGCCGGCCGGTGAGCCGGCGCTGCCGGTCGACGACGTCGACGCGCTGACGCGGGTATTCGACGAGTTGGCCGACCCGGAGGAAGCGGCCCGCCGCGGCGCCATCGCGGAGAAGGAGTTTCAGCGCCGATTCGCGGTCGACGTCGCCGGGCCGGTGTTGGGCCGCGTGCTCGACGGCGTGATCGCCGAATATCCCGGTAACCGGCTGTTCGGCCGCCGTAGCTGA
- a CDS encoding glycosyltransferase family 2 protein codes for MTGARVESEHSPDFSASVTPGRRPLAVLVVAYRNADDLCACLDSVREQLGDVRTLVWDNSGPDRPEVAALAPRYPWVGWHVGEKNIGFAAGVNALARRAPGHDLLLLNPDAVLLGPLDATRAALAMGDVAAAAPQIHGDPGSGASRPWDVAHRRRGLIRTLVTSTRLGERLRGTPLSDLYGEPPREVDGYLTGACLAISRDAWDALGAFDEDYFLYGEESDWQHRARAAGWRLLLTSDAGIEHAGHGTVATDPTAGSRSKDLLQANIALNLEQHYGRRRSEVYLAGRSAVDRLRRGGGSGPGDPPTVVIVVGSLADEVTDRRRVAAAIELDRRGHQVQLVCLRRLGLQVGDVPHSIRLIRLPWWSPIAPLHSGPALLIAGGGGAERAFATGWRVGRQYRRWLAESDTPVRLADDLVTGDLAPDALVEAYEAAIRKVG; via the coding sequence TTGACTGGTGCGCGTGTCGAGTCCGAGCATTCGCCGGATTTTTCGGCTTCGGTTACCCCGGGTCGCCGCCCGCTGGCCGTGTTGGTCGTCGCTTATCGCAATGCCGACGATCTCTGTGCCTGCCTGGATTCGGTTCGTGAGCAACTGGGCGACGTGCGAACCCTGGTGTGGGACAACTCCGGTCCGGACCGGCCCGAGGTAGCAGCGCTGGCGCCGCGCTACCCGTGGGTGGGTTGGCACGTCGGGGAGAAGAACATCGGGTTCGCGGCCGGGGTCAATGCGTTGGCCCGTCGAGCGCCCGGGCACGATCTGCTCCTGCTGAATCCGGATGCCGTCCTGCTCGGTCCGCTGGACGCCACTCGAGCGGCGCTCGCGATGGGTGACGTGGCAGCGGCTGCGCCGCAGATCCATGGAGATCCGGGCTCGGGTGCCAGCCGGCCGTGGGATGTCGCGCATCGCCGCCGTGGGCTGATCCGGACCCTGGTGACCAGCACCCGGCTGGGTGAGCGGCTCCGCGGCACCCCCTTGTCCGATCTCTACGGCGAGCCACCGCGTGAGGTCGACGGCTACCTGACCGGGGCGTGCCTGGCGATCAGCCGTGATGCCTGGGATGCGCTGGGTGCGTTCGACGAAGACTATTTCCTCTACGGCGAGGAGTCCGACTGGCAGCATCGTGCCCGGGCCGCCGGATGGCGGCTGCTGCTCACCTCGGATGCGGGCATCGAGCACGCCGGGCACGGCACCGTCGCCACCGACCCGACGGCTGGTTCGCGCTCGAAAGACCTGCTACAGGCAAACATCGCGCTGAATCTGGAGCAGCACTACGGGCGCCGCCGCTCCGAGGTATACCTCGCGGGGCGGTCCGCGGTCGATCGACTGCGGCGGGGCGGCGGGTCCGGGCCGGGCGACCCACCGACCGTCGTGATCGTCGTGGGAAGTCTGGCCGACGAGGTGACCGACCGGCGGCGGGTCGCGGCGGCGATCGAGTTGGACCGCCGCGGCCACCAGGTGCAGTTGGTCTGTCTGCGGCGGCTCGGGCTACAGGTAGGCGACGTGCCGCACTCGATCCGATTGATCCGGCTGCCGTGGTGGTCGCCGATCGCGCCACTGCATTCCGGTCCGGCCCTGCTGATCGCCGGTGGCGGTGGTGCCGAGCGCGCTTTCGCCACCGGGTGGCGGGTAGGCCGGCAGTATCGGCGTTGGTTGGCGGAATCGGACACGCCGGTCCGGCTCGCCGACGACCTGGTGACCGGTGATCTGGCGCCCGACGCACTCGTCGAGGCATACGAAGCGGCTATCCGAAAGGTGGGTTGA
- a CDS encoding flippase has product MTLGPASKRSMAEAFAVQLGTRGLGMAASMVTVALTTRYLGPESYGHLTTAIVFVGLWASLTELGIGAVIVRRATGGGGNLERLVRVNIGISVVYSLPLAALTAQTGWLVYRGSDEVTQMLLIISAGLTVTTLASCFEPVFLAYVKFRAVAAADLAGRLISLGATVFLVYYHADVVWFAVVQLAPPAAQLVIQYVAARRIIDVRPILSWSESVQLLSESASQTLVLIIAIAYWRADGVILSLVSTSEQVGVYGLAYSLAFTVTAVSTFYLSSTLSTTTSLFARDRDAFARFVERGVEAMLFIGVPIAVIGSLLSPHIVELIGSSEFVADGAPTLSLLCVAVAVSFLTSVISQAVFAAHDQAFLLRLNVANLAANIALNFILAGRFGAVGAGMALCTSEVIGLLVVSWRLSRRSPFRMSWLYMLRLLPSVLASAAVAYLLRDLLPVLVVVACAAGIYLISNLVIGPVKLGVVRQMMARNADAEDDSSVEASR; this is encoded by the coding sequence GTGACGCTGGGTCCGGCCTCCAAACGCAGTATGGCCGAAGCTTTTGCTGTTCAGCTGGGTACTCGCGGTCTGGGCATGGCGGCCTCGATGGTGACCGTCGCGCTCACCACCCGCTACCTGGGGCCGGAGTCCTACGGTCACCTCACCACTGCGATCGTGTTCGTCGGCTTGTGGGCGAGCCTTACCGAGCTCGGTATCGGCGCGGTCATCGTCCGCCGGGCGACCGGCGGCGGCGGCAACCTGGAGCGCCTGGTCCGGGTGAACATCGGTATCTCGGTGGTCTATTCGTTGCCGCTGGCGGCGCTGACGGCGCAGACGGGGTGGCTGGTCTATCGCGGGTCCGACGAAGTGACCCAGATGTTGCTCATCATCTCGGCCGGGCTGACCGTGACCACCCTCGCGTCATGTTTCGAGCCGGTGTTCTTGGCTTACGTGAAGTTTCGCGCGGTGGCTGCAGCCGATCTGGCCGGTCGTCTGATCTCGCTCGGCGCAACCGTGTTCTTGGTGTATTACCACGCCGACGTGGTGTGGTTCGCGGTGGTTCAGTTGGCGCCGCCGGCCGCGCAGCTGGTCATCCAGTATGTCGCCGCACGCCGGATCATCGATGTGCGACCGATCCTGTCCTGGTCCGAGAGTGTCCAGTTGCTGAGCGAAAGCGCTTCGCAGACGCTCGTTTTGATCATCGCGATCGCGTATTGGCGAGCGGACGGGGTGATCCTGAGTCTGGTGAGTACCTCGGAGCAGGTCGGTGTCTACGGCCTGGCCTATTCGCTCGCGTTCACCGTGACCGCGGTCTCCACCTTCTATCTGTCGTCCACGTTGTCCACCACGACCAGCTTGTTCGCGCGAGACCGCGACGCGTTCGCTCGCTTCGTCGAGCGCGGAGTCGAGGCGATGTTGTTCATCGGCGTGCCGATCGCGGTGATCGGTTCGTTGCTGTCGCCACACATCGTCGAGCTGATCGGATCGTCGGAGTTCGTCGCCGACGGCGCTCCGACATTGTCGCTGCTCTGTGTGGCGGTGGCGGTCTCGTTCCTCACGTCGGTGATCAGTCAAGCCGTGTTCGCCGCGCACGACCAGGCGTTCCTGCTCCGGCTGAACGTGGCGAATCTGGCGGCCAACATCGCGCTCAACTTCATCCTGGCCGGCCGATTCGGCGCGGTCGGCGCCGGTATGGCCTTGTGCACCAGCGAGGTCATCGGCTTGTTGGTGGTCTCCTGGCGGTTGAGTCGCCGCAGCCCGTTCCGGATGTCGTGGCTGTATATGCTCAGATTGTTGCCGTCGGTATTGGCCAGTGCGGCGGTTGCATACCTTCTTCGGGATCTGCTGCCGGTCCTGGTCGTGGTAGCCTGTGCCGCGGGCATATATCTGATCTCGAACCTTGTGATCGGCCCGGTCAAGCTCGGCGTCGTCCGGCAGATGATGGCCAGGAACGCAGACGCCGAGGACGATTCTTCGGTGGAGGCAAGTCGTTGA
- a CDS encoding glycosyltransferase family 4 protein, which translates to MLPIIGREWSVGTSRLHYIPLGIDAEFYTEQDEPDEPGVIVSAGEDRYRDHDLLIEAVRRVRGNHRATLRLATSIKVVLPPELGILYTGRLDGRIRNWYRQASVVAIALHPTVTGSGLTVALEAMASRRAVVMTDNPGVSDYVRHGITGLLVPPGDPAAFARAIDELLTDDDRRAAMGAAAAAAVRTHFTTDHMAESLAKMLNSI; encoded by the coding sequence GTGCTGCCGATCATCGGCCGGGAGTGGTCGGTCGGCACATCACGACTGCATTACATCCCACTCGGCATCGATGCCGAGTTCTACACCGAACAAGACGAGCCGGACGAGCCAGGCGTGATCGTCAGCGCCGGGGAGGACCGCTACCGGGATCACGATCTCCTGATCGAAGCCGTCCGACGAGTGCGCGGAAACCATCGAGCAACCCTTCGTCTGGCGACCAGCATCAAGGTCGTTCTTCCGCCCGAACTGGGCATTCTGTACACCGGCCGGCTCGACGGCCGGATCCGGAACTGGTACCGGCAAGCAAGCGTGGTCGCGATCGCGCTGCACCCGACGGTCACCGGGTCCGGCCTGACCGTCGCACTGGAGGCGATGGCCAGTCGCCGCGCGGTGGTGATGACCGACAATCCCGGCGTATCGGACTATGTCCGACATGGAATCACCGGGTTGCTGGTCCCCCCCGGCGATCCGGCTGCATTCGCCCGGGCGATCGACGAGCTGTTGACCGACGACGACCGACGCGCGGCGATGGGCGCCGCTGCTGCGGCCGCGGTGCGCACCCACTTCACTACCGACCACATGGCCGAATCACTGGCGAAAATGCTGAACTCGATATGA
- a CDS encoding O-antigen ligase family protein codes for MSSLRAGTPTSPGLPTPAGLRGLDLEHRVATATSWRAWLRTGPGVGGRLMAGIALALLGMRQSFSVPGAYGVGMTMLLLIALVWYVVALVGLRHPIGARPIAVVVAAYLATSMASYANAFSRGLPAASAKDADRALTADFYLIGSLFFILDMIRTRADLEMFLRALVIGGTFSSVMGLAQFATGVDVGAIVHLPGLVDTGNLLSAGLQREGLNRPQGAAGHPLELSAILTILTPLAVGLVFSARARHERIWPWAACTVLLLGGALVTVSRSAIVGLLVAVAVMSWRWPITRVAAISVGGVLVAIGAVLSGLKVVSALVATFVGSSTDTSIGSRVTGVSYVAEHYQEHLLLGQGLGVYTSLGQPLLDDQYLGRLMEAGVLGLVVYVLLLIVPLVLAFRASASRDTSTAELAGSIAGALAALMVINLILDTAGFSQIWALTWILIALAGVVWRATADERQLIVKPVRR; via the coding sequence GTGAGTTCGCTGCGCGCCGGGACACCGACGTCTCCCGGATTGCCGACCCCCGCCGGACTGCGGGGATTGGACCTGGAGCACCGGGTTGCGACGGCCACCAGCTGGCGCGCCTGGCTGCGAACCGGACCCGGAGTGGGCGGTCGGCTGATGGCCGGCATCGCGCTGGCGCTGCTCGGGATGCGCCAATCGTTCTCGGTGCCCGGGGCCTACGGGGTCGGGATGACCATGCTGCTGCTGATCGCACTGGTCTGGTACGTGGTTGCCTTGGTCGGGTTGCGTCATCCGATCGGCGCGCGGCCGATAGCCGTGGTCGTGGCGGCCTACCTGGCCACGTCGATGGCCTCCTACGCCAACGCATTCAGTCGCGGCTTACCTGCGGCGTCGGCCAAGGACGCCGATCGGGCCCTCACCGCGGACTTCTACCTGATCGGGAGCTTGTTCTTCATTCTCGACATGATCCGCACCCGAGCGGATCTGGAGATGTTCCTGCGGGCGTTGGTGATCGGCGGCACGTTCAGCTCGGTCATGGGTCTGGCGCAGTTCGCCACCGGCGTGGACGTCGGCGCCATCGTGCACCTCCCCGGCTTGGTCGACACCGGCAACCTGCTGTCCGCCGGGCTGCAGCGAGAAGGACTCAATCGGCCGCAGGGCGCGGCCGGACATCCCCTCGAGCTCAGCGCCATCCTCACCATCCTGACCCCACTCGCGGTCGGGCTGGTGTTCTCCGCCCGGGCCCGGCACGAGCGGATCTGGCCGTGGGCCGCATGCACCGTCCTACTGCTCGGCGGCGCCTTGGTGACGGTGTCCCGCTCGGCGATCGTCGGCTTGCTGGTGGCGGTCGCCGTGATGTCCTGGCGCTGGCCGATCACCCGGGTTGCGGCGATCAGTGTCGGTGGTGTCCTGGTCGCGATCGGTGCCGTACTCAGCGGGCTGAAAGTGGTATCGGCGCTGGTCGCGACATTCGTCGGATCGTCGACCGATACCTCGATCGGCTCTCGGGTGACCGGGGTGTCCTACGTCGCCGAGCATTATCAGGAACATCTGCTGCTCGGCCAAGGCCTCGGCGTCTACACCTCCCTCGGCCAGCCACTGCTCGACGACCAGTATCTCGGTCGACTGATGGAGGCCGGGGTGCTCGGCCTGGTCGTCTACGTCCTCCTGCTCATCGTGCCGCTGGTGCTCGCATTCCGGGCGTCGGCCTCACGCGATACCAGCACCGCCGAACTCGCCGGCTCGATCGCCGGCGCGCTGGCGGCACTGATGGTGATCAACCTGATTCTGGACACCGCCGGCTTCTCGCAGATCTGGGCGCTCACCTGGATCCTGATCGCGCTGGCCGGCGTGGTGTGGCGGGCAACCGCCGACGAACGACAACTGATCGTCAAGCCGGTCCGGCGGTAG
- a CDS encoding MazG family protein, whose amino-acid sequence MTGEVLGDAAELLDRLWDFGGWEVAQTHESLLPFLLEETYELIDAVQSGDPAAVREELGDLLLQVLFHARIAEAADRFTVDDVAAGLITKLTGRSPHLSDPTVSGPIDVRYQEQAWEQRKAAEKQRASCLDGIAPDLPALALAEKVIERAGRAGLPADLVPPDLQTIRPGDPVGAEHRLRSAVRSFAAAVRAAEDAAAAERDGARAPLAPADWRRLLVVATAGPA is encoded by the coding sequence ATGACCGGCGAGGTGTTGGGCGACGCCGCAGAACTGCTGGACCGGCTGTGGGACTTCGGTGGTTGGGAGGTAGCCCAGACCCACGAGTCGTTGTTGCCCTTCCTGCTGGAGGAGACCTACGAGCTGATCGACGCCGTCCAGTCCGGTGATCCGGCCGCGGTCCGGGAAGAACTCGGCGACCTGCTGCTGCAGGTGCTTTTCCATGCGCGGATCGCCGAGGCGGCCGACCGGTTCACCGTGGACGACGTGGCCGCCGGACTGATCACCAAGCTGACCGGGCGCAGTCCGCACCTGAGCGATCCCACGGTGTCCGGGCCGATCGATGTGCGGTACCAGGAGCAGGCCTGGGAGCAGCGCAAGGCGGCCGAGAAACAGCGTGCTTCCTGCCTGGACGGAATCGCTCCGGACCTGCCCGCACTCGCGCTTGCGGAGAAGGTGATCGAGCGGGCCGGACGGGCCGGGCTGCCGGCGGACCTGGTACCGCCCGACCTGCAGACCATTCGGCCCGGCGATCCGGTCGGCGCCGAACATCGCCTACGCAGCGCGGTGCGCTCGTTCGCCGCTGCGGTGCGGGCCGCCGAAGATGCCGCCGCCGCCGAGCGGGACGGCGCGCGGGCACCGTTGGCTCCGGCCGACTGGCGGCGACTGCTGGTCGTGGCTACCGCCGGACCGGCTTGA
- the mfd gene encoding transcription-repair coupling factor yields the protein MTELAGSATTVLIGPDAVRPFVVSVLAEQASVLVVTASGREADDLAAEVAALIGAAVAVFPSWETLPHERLSPGADTVGRRMSVLRRLAHPEEGAPLRVVVTTVRSLMQPMAPGLGEVAPITIRVGDELDFDELILRLVEFAYTRVDMVGRRGEFAVRGGIVDVFPPTADHPVRIEFWGDEVTELRPFSVADQRSLVDESVSELIAPPCRELLLTESVRARAAELAAANAADAALVEMLDKLAAGIPVDGMEALLPALVSGRLQLLTEVLPRGAHVLICDPERVRTRAADLVRTGAEFLEASWTAASLGSDAPVTAAGLDLAASAYRGLPQAEAAAVAGGHPWWTVGPLAAGTADEVTLDVTPAPAPRGVDTELTAALAQLRGHLGADGRAALVVAGQGTAQRMVEQLADAEVPAAVAEPGSTPQPGVVAVLCGPLRGGAVFPGSDLVVLTESDLTGSRVAAVGDGKRLPAKRRNQVDPLALNAGDLVVHDQHGIGRFVEMTERTVGGARREYLVIEYAGKRGQPGDRLFVPMDALDQLSRYVGGELPGLSKLGGSDWANTKRKARKAVREIAGELVQLYAARQAAPGHAFGPDTPWQREMEDAFAFTETVDQLTAIGEVKADMERAVPMDRVVCGDVGYGKTEIAVRAAFKAIQDGKQVAVLVPTTLLAQQHLQTFTERMRAFPVTVKGLSRFTDPAASRATLDGLADGSVDVVVGTHRLLQTGVRWKDLGLVVVDEEQRFGVEHKEHIKALRTHVDVLTMSATPIPRTLEMSLAGIREMSTILTPPEERHPVLTYVGGYSDKQVAAAIRRELLRDGQVFYVHNRVSSIDKAAARIAGLVPEARIVVAHGQMNEDVLERTVQGFWEREYDVLVCTTIIETGLDISNANTLIVERADALGLSQLHQLRGRVGRSRERGYAYFLYPPERPLTETAYDRLATIAQNSELGAGMAVAMKDLEIRGAGNVLGAEQSGHVAGVGFDLYVRLVGEAVEAYRAAADGNPIPDSDTPAEVRIDLPVDAHVPPDYVTSDRLRLEAYRKLAAAGDDGALAAVVEELIDRYGPLPVEVGRLVSVARLRLLCRSHRVTEVAVTGVTLKLGPLNLADSQQLRLKRLYPSATYRATTSVVQVPLPRVTDSVGAPRVRDTELLQFVADLLVQLDGKAKGSVAV from the coding sequence ATTACCGAACTCGCCGGATCCGCCACTACGGTTTTGATCGGCCCGGATGCGGTGCGCCCGTTCGTGGTGAGCGTGCTCGCCGAGCAAGCGTCGGTCCTGGTGGTCACCGCGAGCGGGCGGGAGGCCGACGATCTGGCTGCGGAGGTGGCAGCGCTGATCGGTGCTGCCGTCGCGGTGTTCCCTTCGTGGGAAACCCTGCCGCACGAACGATTGTCGCCGGGGGCGGATACCGTCGGCCGGCGGATGTCGGTGTTGCGGCGACTCGCGCACCCGGAAGAAGGTGCGCCGCTGCGGGTCGTGGTCACGACCGTGCGCTCGCTGATGCAACCGATGGCGCCGGGGCTGGGTGAGGTAGCCCCGATCACTATTCGGGTCGGCGACGAGTTGGACTTCGACGAGCTGATCCTGCGTTTGGTCGAGTTCGCCTACACCCGCGTGGACATGGTCGGTCGACGGGGCGAGTTCGCGGTTCGCGGCGGCATCGTCGACGTCTTCCCGCCGACCGCGGATCATCCGGTGCGGATCGAATTCTGGGGCGACGAGGTCACCGAACTGCGGCCGTTCTCGGTGGCGGATCAGCGCTCGCTGGTCGACGAGTCGGTATCCGAGCTGATCGCGCCGCCGTGCCGCGAGCTGCTGCTGACCGAGTCGGTGCGCGCTCGGGCCGCGGAGTTGGCCGCGGCGAATGCGGCCGACGCGGCCCTGGTGGAGATGCTCGACAAGCTGGCCGCGGGCATTCCGGTGGACGGGATGGAAGCACTGTTGCCGGCGCTCGTCTCGGGCCGGCTGCAGCTGCTGACCGAGGTGCTGCCGCGAGGCGCCCACGTGCTGATCTGTGATCCGGAGCGGGTGCGCACCCGGGCTGCGGATCTGGTCCGGACCGGTGCCGAGTTCTTGGAGGCGTCCTGGACCGCGGCCTCGCTCGGCTCCGACGCGCCGGTCACCGCGGCGGGGCTGGATCTTGCGGCCTCGGCGTACCGGGGGTTACCGCAGGCCGAGGCAGCAGCAGTGGCCGGCGGGCACCCGTGGTGGACGGTCGGCCCGTTGGCCGCAGGGACCGCCGACGAGGTCACACTCGACGTCACGCCCGCACCGGCGCCGCGGGGCGTCGACACCGAACTGACGGCTGCGTTGGCCCAGCTGCGCGGGCACCTCGGCGCGGACGGCCGGGCGGCGCTGGTCGTGGCCGGTCAGGGCACCGCACAGCGGATGGTGGAACAGCTGGCCGACGCCGAGGTTCCGGCCGCGGTCGCCGAGCCCGGCAGCACGCCGCAGCCGGGGGTGGTCGCTGTCCTGTGCGGTCCGTTGCGCGGCGGTGCGGTGTTCCCGGGATCGGACTTGGTGGTGCTCACGGAGTCGGATCTGACCGGCTCCCGGGTAGCCGCGGTCGGCGACGGTAAGCGATTGCCGGCCAAACGCCGTAATCAGGTCGATCCACTCGCACTGAACGCCGGTGACCTGGTAGTTCACGATCAGCACGGGATCGGTCGGTTCGTCGAGATGACCGAACGCACCGTCGGCGGCGCGCGCCGGGAGTATCTGGTCATCGAGTACGCAGGCAAGCGCGGCCAGCCGGGGGACCGGCTCTTCGTCCCGATGGACGCGCTCGACCAATTGTCCCGATACGTCGGCGGCGAACTTCCCGGCTTGTCCAAACTCGGCGGCTCGGACTGGGCGAACACCAAGCGCAAGGCGCGCAAAGCGGTGCGGGAGATCGCCGGCGAGCTGGTGCAGTTGTATGCGGCGCGCCAGGCCGCTCCGGGTCACGCCTTCGGCCCGGACACGCCGTGGCAACGCGAGATGGAGGATGCGTTCGCGTTCACCGAGACGGTCGATCAGTTGACCGCGATCGGTGAGGTCAAGGCCGACATGGAGCGCGCGGTACCGATGGACCGGGTGGTGTGCGGCGACGTCGGCTACGGCAAGACCGAGATCGCGGTACGCGCGGCGTTCAAGGCGATCCAGGACGGCAAACAGGTCGCGGTGCTGGTGCCGACCACCTTGCTGGCTCAGCAACACCTGCAGACGTTCACCGAGCGGATGCGCGCGTTTCCGGTCACGGTGAAGGGGCTGTCCCGCTTCACCGATCCGGCCGCGTCCCGCGCCACCCTGGACGGTCTTGCCGACGGGAGCGTGGACGTCGTGGTCGGTACCCACCGGCTGCTGCAGACCGGCGTGCGGTGGAAGGATCTCGGCCTGGTCGTGGTCGACGAGGAACAGCGATTCGGGGTCGAACACAAGGAACACATCAAGGCGCTGCGCACCCACGTCGACGTTCTGACCATGTCCGCCACCCCGATCCCGCGCACGCTGGAGATGAGCCTGGCCGGGATCCGGGAGATGTCGACCATCCTCACCCCCCCGGAGGAACGGCACCCGGTGCTCACCTACGTCGGCGGTTATTCCGACAAGCAGGTGGCCGCGGCGATCCGGCGGGAGCTGCTGCGCGACGGTCAGGTGTTCTACGTGCACAACCGGGTGTCCTCGATCGACAAGGCCGCCGCCCGGATCGCCGGACTGGTACCCGAGGCGCGGATCGTGGTCGCGCACGGGCAGATGAACGAAGACGTGCTCGAGCGCACCGTGCAAGGATTCTGGGAGCGCGAGTACGACGTGTTGGTCTGTACCACCATCATCGAGACCGGCCTGGACATCTCGAACGCGAATACCCTGATCGTCGAACGGGCCGATGCGTTGGGACTGTCCCAGCTGCATCAGCTACGTGGTCGGGTGGGCCGCAGCCGGGAGCGCGGATACGCCTACTTCCTCTATCCACCGGAGCGTCCGCTCACCGAAACCGCCTACGACCGGCTGGCCACCATCGCACAGAACTCCGAGCTCGGCGCGGGCATGGCGGTGGCGATGAAGGATCTGGAGATCCGCGGTGCCGGAAATGTGCTCGGCGCCGAACAATCCGGACACGTGGCCGGGGTCGGCTTCGATCTGTATGTGCGGTTGGTCGGGGAGGCGGTGGAGGCGTATCGAGCGGCCGCGGACGGTAACCCGATCCCGGATTCGGATACGCCCGCGGAGGTGCGGATAGACCTGCCGGTGGACGCGCATGTGCCACCGGATTACGTCACCAGCGATCGGCTGCGACTCGAGGCCTACCGCAAGTTGGCCGCGGCGGGCGACGACGGTGCGCTGGCCGCGGTGGTCGAGGAATTGATCGACCGGTACGGCCCGTTGCCGGTGGAAGTCGGTCGGCTGGTATCGGTGGCCAGGTTGCGACTGCTCTGTCGTAGTCACCGGGTCACCGAGGTCGCGGTCACCGGCGTGACGTTGAAGCTGGGACCGCTGAACCTGGCCGACTCCCAGCAGCTGCGGCTCAAACGGCTCTACCCGAGTGCCACATATCGCGCCACCACATCGGTCGTCCAGGTTCCGCTGCCACGGGTTACCGACAGCGTGGGCGCCCCCCGGGTCCGCGACACCGAGTTGTTGCAGTTCGTCGCGGATCTGTTGGTGCAATTGGACGGCAAGGCAAAAGGTTCGGTCGCGGTATGA
- a CDS encoding TetR/AcrR family transcriptional regulator, with amino-acid sequence MARQARAEITRDSVLAGAADVFLRLGYANASLSEIIAQSNVTKGALYFHFGSKEELARAVVDQGNERLVAACKGFFDSRVPALEACIGISYVVADLTINDPMVGAMLKLNHQIGDYRGTSGDNITKAWSDTHRVLAERAIQQGDLKQDLDPEVVGTLWQELTAGVHIVAVGTDSIDQMPIRMERQWYFLLPSLVPDEKLSYFREFAARRLRRYEPPR; translated from the coding sequence ATGGCTAGGCAAGCGCGCGCGGAGATCACCCGCGACTCGGTGCTCGCCGGCGCAGCCGATGTGTTTCTGCGGCTGGGGTATGCGAACGCGAGTTTGAGCGAGATCATCGCGCAATCGAATGTGACCAAGGGCGCGCTCTACTTTCATTTCGGATCGAAAGAAGAGCTGGCTCGGGCGGTAGTCGATCAAGGTAACGAGCGATTGGTCGCGGCGTGCAAGGGATTCTTCGACAGCCGGGTCCCGGCGTTGGAAGCCTGCATCGGAATCTCTTATGTCGTAGCGGATCTCACGATCAACGACCCGATGGTCGGCGCGATGTTGAAGCTCAACCATCAGATCGGTGACTATCGCGGCACATCGGGTGACAACATCACCAAGGCGTGGTCGGATACGCATCGGGTGCTGGCCGAGCGGGCGATACAGCAGGGCGACCTGAAACAGGATCTCGACCCGGAGGTCGTCGGCACGCTGTGGCAAGAGCTCACCGCGGGAGTGCATATCGTTGCGGTGGGTACCGATTCGATCGATCAGATGCCGATTCGAATGGAACGGCAGTGGTATTTTCTGCTCCCGTCCTTGGTGCCGGACGAAAAGCTCTCGTACTTTCGGGAGTTCGCTGCTCGTCGGTTGCGCCGTTACGAGCCGCCGCGCTGA